The genomic window ATCATATATAGCTCGATTAGAGATATACCTCTCTGGTACGTTGTCGTGAATTGGTATGTCATCCGAAGAGACAAGACGGAAGTTCCTGCAGACGACCGGCATCGCGAGCGTCGCCGGAATCAGCGCGCTCGCCGGCTGCGCCGGAAACGGCGGCGGAGACGGGAATGGTAACGGAAACGGGGGTGACGGTGATACGCCGACGGAAGGCGACGGTGATGACACTGAGACCCCCACTGAGGAAGACAACGGAAACGGGGGAACCAGCGATCGCCTGAGCTGGCACGCCGGGGGTACCGGCGGCACGTACTACCCGCTCTCCAACGAGATCAAAACGGTCGTCGAGGCCAACACTAACTTCTCGCTAAACGTCCAGTCGACGGGAGCGAGCGTTGAAAACGTCGGGAGCCTCGCGAACGGGACGGCGGACTTCGCGTTAATCCAGAACGACATCGCGTACTTCGCGAAGAACGGGACCGGTATCGACGTGTTCCAGGACAACGCGATCGAGAGCCTCCGCGGCGTCGCGACGCTGTACCCCGAGACGATCACGGTCGTCACGCTCCAGGAGACCGGGATCGAGACACTGAGCGATCTCAGCGGCACCACGATCAACACCGGCGACCTCGGCTCCGGGACGCAGGTAAACGCGAACCAGATACTCGAGGCGGTCGGCATCACCGACTACACCGAGCAGAACGCCGGCTTCGCGCAGGCGTCCGAACAGCTCGCGAACGGCGACATCGACGCCGCGTTCGTCGTCGGCGGCTGGCCCGTCGGCGCGATCGAGGACCTCGCGAACACGAACGACATTCACATCGTGCCAATCGACGGCGACAACCGCGAGGCAGTCAAGGAAGCGGCCTCCTGGTTCGCCGACGACACGATCCCCGGCGGCACCTACAGCGGCGTCGAGGAGGACGTCCCGACCGTCGCGGTCCAGGCGATGATCGCCACCCACACCGGCGTCGAGGCCGGCACGGTCGAGACGATCACGGCGGCCATCTTCGACAACCTCGACGAACTGTCGATCAAGACGGACTTCATCTCCGTCGACAGCGCACAGGACGGCATGTCGATCGAACTCCACGAGGGAGCCGCCGCGTACTTCGACATGTAACCCGCCGAGTGACCCGTCACAGAACCGCGTTCGGGCCGACAACCTCGGTCCGGCCGGGACGGACTCGACGACGCGCGAGTGGGAGTCTAAGCACTCCTTCACGCGCGCACGCGACCTCGACCGTCCCATCGGTGCCGTCAACGAGCACCGTCCCACCGGTGCCGTAAACGAGCCGCTCAGATTCGCTCTCACGGTGACTCTCCCCACGATACCCCGACGGCGCGCCGTTTCGATCCTCGTAGCGATGGTGACGGTCATCGCGGGAATCGTCGGCGGAGTTGCCATCGCGGCCCCGACCGGGCAGGTCCTGGTCGTCGAGGACGTCGAGACGGGCGAACACTACCTCACCCAGCCCGTCGACGACGGGAGCACGGTCGCCCTGGAGTACATGCACAGCGTCGAGCGATCCCGCGTGTACGACGAGTACCGCATCGAGGGTGGGACGCTGGTGAACACCCGGATGGAGTTCGAATCGTACGGCTGGGGGCTGCCGTCCGGGGCGAACGTCACGAACAGAAACGGGACGCTGGTGTACGAGCCCGAGGGGTCGATAACCGAACTCGATACGCTGTTGGTGTCCCCCGGCCGGATCGCGGGTCACACACTGATCGTCGACGGTCGGCGGTACGATCTGGTCGCGGAAACGAACGGCAGCGACGTTCGGATCCACGTCGAGCAACGCACCCTGACGGACAGGTTGCTATGAACACGAGCGACGCACTCCCATGAGCACGAACGACGCACCAGACGACGACACGACCGCCGGAACCGGGGACGTGAACGACGAGGGGATCGAGGAGATATCCGCGGAGGAGGCCGAGCAGCTCATCGACGAGATCGAGCGCCGACGATCGCTGACGGGTCTCGCGGCCGTTGCGGTGTCAGTCGTCGGGATCTGCTTTTCGGTGTTTCAGCTGTACCTCGCGGCCCGGAGCTTCACGTTCACGATCCCGATCCCGCTCGTGGCGGACATCCAGGTGTCGCTGCAACTGCTCCAGGCGAACGCGGTCCACGTCGCGTTCGCGTTGGTGCTCACGTTCCTGCTGTTCCCCGCGAGCATGGGCGACGGGTTCGTCTCACGTGGCTTGGGAGGCGCCGTCGAGACGGTCGCCGATCGACTGGGTCGCGAGAACCCCGCCTCGCGCGCGTTAGAGGGTCTCCGAGGCGCGTTCCGGTGGGCGTTCGTCGACCCCGACCGAAGCCGGGTCACCCCCTTCGACGTTGCCTGTATCGTCACGGCGGTCCTCTCGGCCGTCTACTTCCTGACGGAGTTCTCGGAGATCCGGGACATCCGCTTCTTCGGACTCAGGGCGGGCCGCCCGGTCACCGAGGTGTACCCGTTCCTCGACCCCGTCCTCGGGGGCGTCCCCGTGGTCAGCGAGTTCCCGTACGTGTTCGCGCTCGGCATCGCCGGCGTCCTTCTCGTATTGGAGGCGACCCGACGAACCCTGGGGCTCCCGTTAATGATCATCGTGGCGACGTTCATCGTCTACGCGCGGTGGGGCTACCTCATCAGCGGGAACACGCCGTTCATCGGTCTGCTCGCGATCCCTGAACTGACGTGGCCGCAGATCGTCCAGAACCTCTGGTACAACACCGAGAACGGCGTGTTCGGGATCCCGGTCACGGTCTCGGTCAGCTTCATCTACATCTTCATCCTCTTCGGATCGTTCCTGGAGATGAGCGGAGCGGGCCAGTGGTTCATCGATCTCGCCTACGCCGCCACCGGTGGGCGCAAGGGCGGCCCCGCGAAAGCAAGCATCCTCGCCAGCGGCTTCATGGGCACCATCTCGGGGTCGTCGATCGCGAACACGGTCACGACCGGCGCCTTCACGATCCCGCTGATGAAGCGGTCCGGATACTCGCCGGAGTTCGCCGGCGCCGTCGAGTCGTCGGCGTCGTCGGGGGGCCAGATCCTCCCGCCCGTGATGGGCGCGGCGGCGTTCCTCATGGTCCAGTACACGGCGACGCCGTTCGCGGATATCATCATCCTCGCGACGATCCCGGCGATCGTCTTCTTTTTCGGCGTCTGGGTGATGGTCCATCTCAAGGCCGTCCAGGAGGGGATCGGCGGGATGCCCGACGCCGACCGGGAGTCGATGGTCGTCCACCTCAAGCGTGGGTGGTTCTACCTGGTGCCGATCGTCCTCTTGCTGTACTACCTCATCATCGAGCGTCTCTCCGTCTCGCGGTCGGCGTGGTTCACCCTCGTCGCGCTCGTCGCGCTGATCACGGTGATCGCGGCCTACAGCGACGAGACCCGCGTCACCCTCGCCGGCGCGCTCGCGCTCGTCGTGGGCGCCGAGTTCGCCAGCCACGTCGTCGCGGGCGTCCCCGTCATCGGTCTCCTCGGCGGTGGCGGCGGGGTGGGACTCCAGCCCGCGGAAGCGGCATCGGTCCTTCTCGGCCGGATCGGGTGGTACGCGATGCTCGCCGGCGTCCTGACGATGGTGGTCCACAGCGACGTGCAGTCGACGGTGCTCGGTTTGAACCCCACGGTGCAGAACGTCGCGGAGTCGGCCGGCGAGCGGACTGGCCGCGACCTCGGCGACAATCAACTGTTCCGCGTGGGCACGTTCGTCGTCACATCGATGGAGGAGGGCGCACGGACGGCCGTGCCGGTCGTCGTCGCGGTCGCGGCCGCGGGCATCATCCCCGGCGTCATCAGCGTCTCCGGGCTCGGCCCCAACCTCACCTCGCTGCTGTTGGCGCTGTCGGGCGGGTCGATCGTCGTGATGCTGCTCGTGACGGCCGTCTCGAGCATCATTCTCGGGATGGGGATGCCGACGACCGTCACGTACATCATCCTGATCTCGATGCTCGCGACGCCGCTGGTGGAGTTCGGCATCCCGCTGCTGGCGGCGCACCTGTTCATTCTCTACTTCGGGGTCATCGCCGACATCACCCCGCCGGTCGCGGTCGCCGCCTACGCCGCCAGCGGCGTCGCCAAGTCCGACCCGTTCGAGACCGGCGTCAAGGCGTTCTCGCTGTCGCTGAACAAGGCGATCGTGCCGTTCGCGTTCGTGCTCGCGCCGGGGATCGTCCTGCTGCGCGAGAAGGCCGACGCGGGGGAGCTCCCGCTGCGCGAGCGGTATCGCGTCGTCGAGTTCGCCGACCTCGCGGAGCTATCGTACTCGGTGCCGGAGATCCTGGTGCCGGTCGTGGGGGTGTTCCTCGGCGTCGTCGCGCTCGGCGCCACCGTTATCGGGACGCTGTACACTCGCGTCGGCCGCACCGCACGCGTCGGCTTTGCGGTCAGTTCCCTCCTGTTGATGGCGCCGGGGCTGCTCTCGGCGAGCGTCTTCGACCTGCTCGGGCTCGTCGGGGTGACCGTCACCGTCGACGGGCTCCTGCTCGATCTGACGCTTCGGGCCGCGGGCCTGATCGTGTTCGTCGCCCTCGCGGCGCAGAACCGTCGGAAGCTCCCGGCGGCACGCGAGCGGGCGGAGCCGACCTCGGCGTAGACGGAGGCCGGGGGTCCCGGCGCCGGCGCGTGACCGGCGGATCACGTCATCGGTACCCGAGGGGGGAGGGCTACCCCTCCATCCCGGAGAAGGAGAGCCCGCCCTCGATGTACCGCTGTGCGAACAGGTACACGAGCATGACCGGCGAGGCGAACGTCAGCGCGAACGCCGAGAAGCGCGCCCACGGGATGGAGTACTCGTCGATCAGGGCGAACAGCCCGACGGGGAGCGTGAACTTGTCGGCCGACAGCATCGTCTGTGCGACGACGAACTCCATCCACCCGGTGAGGAAGGTGAAGATGGTGACCGTCGCTAGTCCGGCCGCCGACAGCGGCAGGATGATCTCGGTGACGACGCGCCACGGCGGGGCGC from Halobaculum magnesiiphilum includes these protein-coding regions:
- a CDS encoding TAXI family TRAP transporter solute-binding subunit: MSSEETRRKFLQTTGIASVAGISALAGCAGNGGGDGNGNGNGGDGDTPTEGDGDDTETPTEEDNGNGGTSDRLSWHAGGTGGTYYPLSNEIKTVVEANTNFSLNVQSTGASVENVGSLANGTADFALIQNDIAYFAKNGTGIDVFQDNAIESLRGVATLYPETITVVTLQETGIETLSDLSGTTINTGDLGSGTQVNANQILEAVGITDYTEQNAGFAQASEQLANGDIDAAFVVGGWPVGAIEDLANTNDIHIVPIDGDNREAVKEAASWFADDTIPGGTYSGVEEDVPTVAVQAMIATHTGVEAGTVETITAAIFDNLDELSIKTDFISVDSAQDGMSIELHEGAAAYFDM
- a CDS encoding DUF1850 domain-containing protein, whose amino-acid sequence is MVTVIAGIVGGVAIAAPTGQVLVVEDVETGEHYLTQPVDDGSTVALEYMHSVERSRVYDEYRIEGGTLVNTRMEFESYGWGLPSGANVTNRNGTLVYEPEGSITELDTLLVSPGRIAGHTLIVDGRRYDLVAETNGSDVRIHVEQRTLTDRLL
- a CDS encoding TRAP transporter permease, which translates into the protein MSTNDAPDDDTTAGTGDVNDEGIEEISAEEAEQLIDEIERRRSLTGLAAVAVSVVGICFSVFQLYLAARSFTFTIPIPLVADIQVSLQLLQANAVHVAFALVLTFLLFPASMGDGFVSRGLGGAVETVADRLGRENPASRALEGLRGAFRWAFVDPDRSRVTPFDVACIVTAVLSAVYFLTEFSEIRDIRFFGLRAGRPVTEVYPFLDPVLGGVPVVSEFPYVFALGIAGVLLVLEATRRTLGLPLMIIVATFIVYARWGYLISGNTPFIGLLAIPELTWPQIVQNLWYNTENGVFGIPVTVSVSFIYIFILFGSFLEMSGAGQWFIDLAYAATGGRKGGPAKASILASGFMGTISGSSIANTVTTGAFTIPLMKRSGYSPEFAGAVESSASSGGQILPPVMGAAAFLMVQYTATPFADIIILATIPAIVFFFGVWVMVHLKAVQEGIGGMPDADRESMVVHLKRGWFYLVPIVLLLYYLIIERLSVSRSAWFTLVALVALITVIAAYSDETRVTLAGALALVVGAEFASHVVAGVPVIGLLGGGGGVGLQPAEAASVLLGRIGWYAMLAGVLTMVVHSDVQSTVLGLNPTVQNVAESAGERTGRDLGDNQLFRVGTFVVTSMEEGARTAVPVVVAVAAAGIIPGVISVSGLGPNLTSLLLALSGGSIVVMLLVTAVSSIILGMGMPTTVTYIILISMLATPLVEFGIPLLAAHLFILYFGVIADITPPVAVAAYAASGVAKSDPFETGVKAFSLSLNKAIVPFAFVLAPGIVLLREKADAGELPLRERYRVVEFADLAELSYSVPEILVPVVGVFLGVVALGATVIGTLYTRVGRTARVGFAVSSLLLMAPGLLSASVFDLLGLVGVTVTVDGLLLDLTLRAAGLIVFVALAAQNRRKLPAARERAEPTSA